The Mangifera indica cultivar Alphonso chromosome 12, CATAS_Mindica_2.1, whole genome shotgun sequence DNA window aaaataataaatcaccCAAATGACACATTGCAACTTAGTATTTAATATAAAGTCtacattaatataataataattaacctCGGCTTCTTCggtttttcctttcttttctcttgacGCAACCTGTGACGAATTCCATGTCATTAAAACGCAGCGTCTTAGCAACTGGCCATAATCACGTCCAGGTTCAATGAACCTGACCTGACTCTTCTTCCGCCATTATTTAGGTCCTGAATCCTGATCATCTTCCTTCTCTCAGGATCACAAAGTCTTGGAGTCTTGGACAATTTCAATTGCAATCTCAAATTCTTTAAGCAAAAACGCAAAACagaaacattaattttttaacatggCTTTGGCTgctacttcttcttcttcttcttttaaagtTATCTCAGGAGCATCAGGCTTTCCTCTCTCAAGTTCCTCAAGCGAAATGAAAGGTAGAATTTATGTtcctttttggttttgttttattCTGTGTTCATAATGTTTTTTGGAAACAGAAATTgattgttctttttcttctgtgTATGTTTGTCAAGTTTCACAAATCGCTTCGTTCCGGCTACTTGACCGGCCACATATGGCTTCCACGACTCTGCCTCGACGGAGGAGTTCGGTGAAGCCGGTGAATGCAGAGCCGAAACGGAATGGTTCAATTGTGCCGCTTGTAGCGACCGTGGCGGCTCCTGGtgagtgaaatttttttttatttgtgggTGAATTTGGAAAATTATGTGAATGACTGAGTTGATTGTGTTGAATCTGTAGAAGTTGAAGAGAAAGTTGCGGCAGTGGAGGAGGACTTTGAAGGATTGGCTAAGGAGCTTCAAGATGCTTCGCCTCTTGAAATAATGGATAAAGCTTTAGAGAAATTTGGAAATGACATAGCTATTGCTTtcaggtattttttttttctgaaaattttgtttatattattaatttgtaagtCTTTGGAAATGAAAAGTATGTAGTTACGGTTCAATAACATGATTAAATTATCGATGGGGATTTCATTAGCTAGCAATTACGAACAACTTTAGAAGtcttaattttcaattgtattaatgataattttacttttcttatGCTGTAGTGGTGCTGAAGATGTTGCTTTGATTGAGTATGCACGTTTAACTGGTAGGCCATTCAGGGTGTTTAGTCTTGATACTGGGAGGTTAAACCCAGAAACATATAAATTCTTTGACACCGTAGAGAAACATTATGGCATCCGGATCGAGTACATGTTTCCAGATGCTGTTGAAGTTCAGGGATTAGTCAGGAGCAAGGGgctcttttctttttatgagGATGGGCACCAAGAATGCTGCCGTGTGAGGAAGGTGAGGCCCCTTAGGAGGGCTCTTAAGGGTTTGCGTGCCTGGATCACTGGACAAAGGAAAGATCAGTCCCCTGGCACTCGGTCTGAGATTCCTGTTGTCCAGGTGGATCCAGTTTTTGAGGGGCTGGAGGGTGGTGTTGGCAGCTTAGTGAAGTGGAACCCTATGGCTAATGTTAAGGGTAATGACGTTTGGAACTTCCTCCATGCAATGGAGGTGCCTGTGAATTCATTGCACTCACAAGGGTACATCTCAATTGGGTGCGAACCTTGCACTAGGCCTGTCCTTCCAGGGCAACATGAAAGGGAAGGAAGGTGGTGGTGGGAGGATGCCAAGGCTAAGGAGTGTGGCCTCCACAAGGGGAATCTGAAGGAGGATAGTGCAGCACAAGTTAATGGAAATGGAGCTTCAGCGGTTGGTGACATTTTCAATTCCCAGAATTTGGTGAATTTGACTAGAATTGGTGTGGAAAATTTAGCAAGAATGAGTAACAGACAAGAGCCATGGATTGTTGTGCTCTATGCCCCATGGTGCCAATTCTGCCAAGTAATTCCTGTTTCAGACTGTTGTGAATTCATTCAGATAACAATGTTGATTTGGTGTTCATCTCTAACTGAATTTTGTGTTGCTTTGAACAGGCAATGGAAGGGTCATATGTTGAGTTGGCTGACAAGTTGGCAGGAAGCGGTGTGAAAGTTGGAAAGTTCAGAGCAGATGGTGATCAGAAGGAATATGCAAAGCAAGAATTGCAGCTGGGAAGCTTCCCAACAATTCTATTTTTCCCCAAGCATGCTTCAAAGCCTATTAAATACACATCAGAAAAGAGGGACGTTGATTCACTGATGGCGTTTGTCAATGCCCTTAGATGATGAAAACCATATAGCATTTGCAAATCAGTATTCAGCTTTATCAGCAAAGAAGTCCACGGTTCTCATTCATTTTATACTTTCTTTCAGCTGGTCCGAAAATGTAGTGTCCTGGTAACTCTGAACTTCACCATTTTTGTAGAAATGCAAAATTTGTGTTTGAAGAAGGAAGCATACAAATGACCTCTCTTTTTACTTTCATAAGGAAAACAGTAGTTTGACTAAGAAATGGTAACGTgtgaattatttatttgtagTTTCTTTGGGAGTGTTTGGTTTCGAGAATATTTGGGTAAAATTAATTTctgtaaataattattgtacgaatattattttacttacattttattttaatatcaataataaatgataaattatgatataataaatgaaaaattatctgAATCAATAGTCCTTTCAAATAAAAATCGACTTGTGCCAAGGCTAACAAGAATGGATGCCGAAGTTGCACGTGTGGCATAGTGACAATGCAGAAGAAAGAAGTGAGATTCCACAACTTTCGACGGCATCGTAAGGAAAAGGGAAAGTAAATGAGAAAGGGataagaaaatagaaagagaATGGGAATAGAGGAAAGTAAATGAGAAAGGGATACGATAATAGAAAGAGAATGGGAATAGGGATGACAATAGGAATGGGAAatgaatgagaatgagagttggAATGTGAAAGGTAAAGGGAATGAAAATGAGAATTGAAAATGGGGATGAGAATGCGAGCGGAAAAAGCAATGAGAATGAGAACGGGTATGTTTAACCTATTGGACAGAGATTGCGCCACTAAGCTTTACCATTTGGGCCTGATCTGCTTATTCCTATGCAGATGTCTGTGAGCATCTTCATTCCGGAATAAGATTTGGTTAAAAGCTTAGAATAGTGAGCATTCAATGTTCCCAGAATTGAAGGAATAAAATCTCCTAGGATTCCCGTTTTCAATTTCTAGGAATTCTGTTACCCTTTTCATAATCAAATAAGTACGCCTTCCCACGACCCAAAAACAaccgaaaaaataaaatcttgtgGCTTTATCAATACCATTCGATAAACAACcacaaaacaaaaagcaaataGTAAGTAATACGTTTaggaaaagtttttttttttaaatttatttacggtttttcaaaatttagatcaGATTTGAATTATaaccaaaaccaaaaacttGTTTTAACTATTATAACCCTATAGTTAAACTATATAAATTGTATTGACATATAATTCAATCATTAGGTTAGACTTATTCGACCattatgttaatattaatataattaaaactatattaaaattttaataattttatattgatatcGTATTGACATCACcgatttatatattgaaataatagATTTGTAGATCAATCTTTTAATTgggttaaaaattaatttacttgaCTAATTGCACCAATCatcatttttatgttaatagagttaaaacttattttaagttttaattatttcatactaattttattagtccGCCGACCCATTGAACCCATGAGACCAAGAACCAACCGTTTAACCATATTAATGCCCCACCCAAACCTAAAGTCATTGTTTAtctattcattaattaattgaacTCAACATCTTGGGGTTGTATAGTAGCCTAGAAGGGTTGAGCAACCCAATGGTTGTTGAACACTATTATAGTTAGATTCTTAATGTGCAAACTCATCTCAGCCCTCCACCCCACCAAACTgcctttattttaatattgttttgttggcggaggtttaaataaaaattattcctCTCCaatatgttcttttttttttctcctttttctctaGAGATGGACCTTCAATCTCATTATGACCATACTTTCACAAAGCTTAAAGCCACTCATGTCGTTCAAAATAAGGGCCTAAAAAGGGCTAACGTTTTTGTTGGAAGCTGTTTTCCAAAGCATCTATTTTGTTGGCAGAATTATTCTTTCAAGTTCGAGTATGTCTAATCTATATTCTAAGTTTgtctttaataaaataaaattgtagtCGGGTGCATATTTCACAATATCTAAGTATTATCTTATAACTAAACAATGTTATGGTATGATTGTATGGTGTATATTCCCTAGTGTATCATAGTCTAATCAATTGCAATTTTTGAAGTTAACATAACAGCCTTAAATTGACTAAGCGATTGGTCCATAATTCGATGTAATCCTGTAATTATGGTATTCAAGGAAGagataattacataattatataattagatatatttaacacattaaatcaataaatttaagataGTTAATcgattatattatctttaataaatacAAGATAATTGTGTTATATCTTGATGATAGAGGTTTAAGAAGAAATAGATCTTATGATGATGTAAGAagaaacaatttctttttttgatcGATATATGTATTGattgacatataaatttatcaaaaaaaataaatttatgtgatgatttattattttctgGAATAGAttgttagaaaataataatgagaaaaaacTACAAACCTTAACAgaggagaaaaatgataaaattttaaatttaaaaaaataataaatttttaatttttaaaattttttattaaataataattttattttaataaaaattaatttatatataggtgttaaaagattttaaaaaattgacaaacaacactataaaattacatcaaacctttggtgggaacaGCTCTTATTAAAATCACCAGCCTCTTTTTGTTGTGTTCTAGATGGTTGGGTTTCTAATCCAGGATTTTACATGTAGATAATGTATCTAATCACTATACGCTGATTGTACAGCCAGTCACCTTTAAGATACACCTGTCTCGCATTCTTCGAAAATAAGTTTCACCGCAAGACAAATGGTGCGCCACATGTGAAGCAATAGTGTTTGTTTTCTCAGTGCTCGTGACTCACTGCAGCTGCTGCTTAAGGTGCCAGGGCTGCGCTCTCTACCCTTCCCCACTCTgtctttttgtttgattatacaCGCCATTGCTACTCTGTTATTGCTTCATTCGACCGGCAGTCTCATTTCACTTCACTATGCACTCTTTTTATACGAATCTTCCCGACCCCTAAGTCACAAATGCTCACATCacccataaaattttttaaaatattgaataatgaaCCCTTTTTAAATCAACCTATAGGTGTTAAATAGGATATTTTAACCTTTTAACATGTCCGAAAGTTTGTTTTTGTACCCCTAAAACTGTACCTATTATTGGATCATAGTTAACAATCGAGTTATGATACCAAAGTtgtcaaaaaagaataattaattatgattgagactagaaaaaaattatgtcacaAATAGggattgttatttattttcaatttaaattaatcagaagttttatcaaaagaatcaataaaattattaaaggaattaaaatgagTTTGAAAATCGAATTAATATCAGGGATATTtattggaaataaaaataatagataggATTTGTTAGTATAAAAAAAGGATAGGCAGTGAGAGTGaggaaaaataagaatatttttattaaatttagatatttatgttttttaaaactttttggtttataatactataattttaataaataaaataattatgtaatattttttttagggtAAAGTGTTATTCAtgtaatatagaaaaaaaaaaaaaaaggtttttacaGTAATTTACTCTTATTATTGTCATTTAAAGCGACATAAACGTGTGAGCTCCTGCTGGCTTAACGTCTGTCTCTGCACTGCAATCTGAAAACGCCAGCCTGGAATTCAAGAGCCATCTTTACTCATCATCAAAAAGTCCAGAACTTGTCATGGTCTGTTTTTGGTATTCTTTTAAGTTACcacttgtaattttatatattgattccTTGAAAGTACGATCTTTTACAAGTCACCAACCTTGCAACGATCAAAGAACGCTTGAGCAGATAAACTGAAATGTAGTTGCAACGTATCTTTTGAGAAGCAAGAATCCAGTTAGCCCCAAGAACACGATTTCTTTTGTTCAATCAGTCGTCTCTTTAGGTCAATAGTACACCCAAACACAGACCAACCAAACCCACCAAAAAATTCATTACTAAATTCTCTCAAAAGGGTAATTTTTTGGTGATAATGCAAGGATCTACTGCTGAAACAGAGGTTGAAGATAGAGAACTGCAGCTCATCCTTGGCTTCAATGGCTAATTCTAAGATTACCCTTTTGATCTTCTTCTACTTTAGCGTGATATACACAGGTAAAATGTGACCTTTACTTTTTTTCATGTGTTAAGAATGTGAATTTTACTTCGTCCTCATGcgtttcttcattttttttttgcagcTAAAGCAGCAAACCCAGATAGTGAGCCGTTTGTTGGTGTTAATATTGGCACAGATGTCTCGAATCTACTCTCACCAGCTGACTTGGTTTCGTTTTTACAAGTGCAGAAGATTACGCACATAAGGCTCTATGATGCAGACCCTGACATTCTCAAAGCTCTGGCGAAAACCAAGATCCAGGTTATTATTAGTGTACCAAACAATCAGCTTCTTGCGATTGGGACCTCAAATACTACTGCAGCGTCGTGGGTTGGAAGAAATGTCGTGGCTTATTACCCTGAAACACTTATTACAGCCATTGCAGTTGGTGATGAGGTCTTAACAACTGTACCCTCTTCAGCTCCAATTTTACTTCCAGCAATTGAGAGTCTTTATAGTGCTTTAGTGGCTGCAAATTTGCATACCACGATTAAAATTTCGACTCCTCATGCAGCATCTATAATTCTTGATCCATTTCCACCTTCACAGGCCTTTTTTAACCAGAGTTTGAGTTCAGTA harbors:
- the LOC123192770 gene encoding 5'-adenylylsulfate reductase 1, chloroplastic-like isoform X1; the protein is MALAATSSSSSFKVISGASGFPLSSSSSEMKVSQIASFRLLDRPHMASTTLPRRRSSVKPVNAEPKRNGSIVPLVATVAAPEVEEKVAAVEEDFEGLAKELQDASPLEIMDKALEKFGNDIAIAFSGAEDVALIEYARLTGRPFRVFSLDTGRLNPETYKFFDTVEKHYGIRIEYMFPDAVEVQGLVRSKGLFSFYEDGHQECCRVRKVRPLRRALKGLRAWITGQRKDQSPGTRSEIPVVQVDPVFEGLEGGVGSLVKWNPMANVKGNDVWNFLHAMEVPVNSLHSQGYISIGCEPCTRPVLPGQHEREGRWWWEDAKAKECGLHKGNLKEDSAAQVNGNGASAVGDIFNSQNLVNLTRIGVENLARMSNRQEPWIVVLYAPWCQFCQAMEGSYVELADKLAGSGVKVGKFRADGDQKEYAKQELQLGSFPTILFFPKHASKPIKYTSEKRDVDSLMAFVNALR
- the LOC123192770 gene encoding 5'-adenylylsulfate reductase 1, chloroplastic-like isoform X2 gives rise to the protein MALAATSSSSSFKVISGASGFPLSSSSSEMKVSQIASFRLLDRPHMASTTLPRRRSSVKPVNAEPKRNGSIVPLVATVAAPVEEKVAAVEEDFEGLAKELQDASPLEIMDKALEKFGNDIAIAFSGAEDVALIEYARLTGRPFRVFSLDTGRLNPETYKFFDTVEKHYGIRIEYMFPDAVEVQGLVRSKGLFSFYEDGHQECCRVRKVRPLRRALKGLRAWITGQRKDQSPGTRSEIPVVQVDPVFEGLEGGVGSLVKWNPMANVKGNDVWNFLHAMEVPVNSLHSQGYISIGCEPCTRPVLPGQHEREGRWWWEDAKAKECGLHKGNLKEDSAAQVNGNGASAVGDIFNSQNLVNLTRIGVENLARMSNRQEPWIVVLYAPWCQFCQAMEGSYVELADKLAGSGVKVGKFRADGDQKEYAKQELQLGSFPTILFFPKHASKPIKYTSEKRDVDSLMAFVNALR